A genomic segment from Mastomys coucha isolate ucsf_1 unplaced genomic scaffold, UCSF_Mcou_1 pScaffold7, whole genome shotgun sequence encodes:
- the Baalc gene encoding brain and acute leukemia cytoplasmic protein isoform X2 yields the protein MGCGGSRADAIEPRYYESWTRETESTWLTYTDSDALPSAAATDSGPEAGGLHAG from the coding sequence ATGGGCTGCGGCGGGAGCCGAGCCGATGCCATCGAGCCCCGCTACTACGAGAGCTGGACCCGGGAGACAGAGTCCACCTGGCTCACCTACACGGACTCGGACGCGCTACCCAGCGCCGCAGCCACGGACAGCGGCCCCGAGGCGGGCGGCCTGCACGCGG